GCCCCTCTGTGTTTCCTGCTCACTTAGGGCTTTGAGGGAGTATGCTATGACTAAATCATTTGCCTTCACTTGCAGAGGTTTCTTTGAGAATATACCACTGAAAAGTAGAACGACGGGGGCAAAATTACTCATCTTTGTAGTGTCAACACTAGTAGCTCTATGGTAGAATCCCGTGAGAATTTTAGCTTGTACAACCACACTGGCACTAGTATCAGATTTCTAGCAGACAGTTTGTTCAAACACGCAGTTAGTTATGCTGTATCTTCCTCATCATGTGACCATAATTACATTGGAGAATCCCTTCTGACTAATTGTAAGAGAGGAATTCCGTTAAGTTCCTCATGTCTGGAATACCATGTCTGGGAACTATGACTCCCCAGCGGAATTTTCAACGCTGCCCATCTTGGCCCTTCCCTTACAGGAAATTCCATTTTACTccgctataataataataatatagatacagACCTCTACAAGTCTATGGATATATGTTACGGCTCTTCCTGCCTGCGACTCATTCTGAAGCCTGATCACCAGCATCCTTACCCTTCAGTCCCTTATTCTGTTCAGGCATTTGTGGTTTGCCATTATATCTTCATAATAATGTGTGTCTTGAACACTGACCTTTCAGGATCTGTTTGATATATTTAACATAATGAAATAATTCAGTCTCAGAGATGGTCACATTCTAAATAGTCCATTGGGCATGTTGCCTGCACTTTCAAGTACTGGAAAAATAAAAAAGCTAATTTTTTTCATCACCATCTCCCACACTGATGGAAAAACACCAGAAATCAAGGCGAAGTTAAATGTCATGTTTTAATTTACTGGAGTTTGTGGTTTGCTTTACCTTTCCACACGCAATGGATAACATTTACAGTAATGTCTAACTTTATACATTTAcagttataaaaaaaaatatgtatttgtaTTCACAGCCATTTACAATATAATACATGCTGATGCTATTACATCGTTGGTTGGATGTAAGCTTTGTGATAATGAGTATCTATCAGAGAGCCATAAAGACCATTATTTATTGGCATCCATTTAGTTTATTTGGCATCTTCTCATTGGTTCACACTGTCCATCATCACTATGTCAGTCCTAGGGTGTACCCCAGCCTTCTGCCATCCTCAACCTCTGAGGTTGGCACCACTGCTGGGCATGCCACTGTACCATAGCTAGAGCCTGTGGGCAGCAGAGCTTCTCCCTGTCTGTACTACTGTTCTCTACAGGTTCTTTGGTCGACTTCCTACTTGTGCATATTCCATTGAATGTCATCATACCAACATGTTACCTGCGAAAGGAAAGAAGGTGGATTAGAGCCAAAGTTTATGACTATCTAAAACATCCAATCTGCTAGGTTCACTCATATGCTGAATATATGCTGAACCGTTTTCACAGCCGTTTCAACAGAGAATATGGAAAAACCCTACGCTGCATAAGCAATCACACACAGTAGAgatgcctcacacacacacacagtccacatacATCAGTTCAGTCACACTCACCTCTTCCTCATCAGACTGCCCCTCTTCCTCGCTGTCCTCAGACTCACTGTCTGGCAGTTCTCTCAACTCCTGAGCTGTCAGCTCATACAGTTCCCTTTGGATGGCGGCGTTCTGGCGACCGTAGGTCAAGTGGTACGGCGTGTGACCTCCATAGGTCAGGCTGTTGACGTTAGCCCCGTTACTGACCAGGAGCCGTACCAAGTCCAGGTTCTGTAGGTCCACAGCCAGGTGGAGAGGGCTGCGGCCATTACACTGCTCCTGGAATGCCAAACAAGTGCCAAATAAGTTAATGGGAAATGCACAGCATTTGGGTGCTTTTTTAGGAAATGTGAATGACATAATCAAATGGACTATTGTGAGGGTGGGGTTGAAAAAAGGCTAACTTGCTGCATAGCCCACCTGTGCATCGATGTCAGCTCCGAGAGCAACAAGGCTCTCCACAAGCGAGAGGAAGCCATGGATAGAGACCAGATGCAAACAGTTCTGACCTGAAACAGAGAAAGACCAATGGTCAGAGAACAGGGTAATACTTTACATTAAGTTGATCTTATACCTGTGTAATTACTACAGTAACATTGTTGTTAAACATTTTTTGTAATTGTTTAGTTCCAGTAATGGCCACAGGTTCCCCACAAGCTGAAATAAGTAACAGAAAATAAACTGTGTTTTTCAGTGTCTTACCACTGTAGTTTGGTGTGGCCATGATGGCTGGGAGCTGGGTAGAGCAGGCCTGGGTCTGGGTGAGGACACTGAAGCAGGTGAGAGAGCCCTTCCTACAGGCGATGTGGAGGGCTGTATTGCCACTGTCGTCCACTAGCATTGGGTCACAGCCAGCCCTCAGCAGACGCTCCACTATCTCAGCCTGCTCTGTGATCACAGCCAGATGGAGCGGAGTCTGTATAGGGGAGCAGCACGGGTATGGTTAGGAACTGGAAGTACGGGTCTCTCGCTGCCCCACTCTCGatctctcgcacacacacctTTTACTGTATTTGTGCATCTACTTCATTCCCTCTCATACACACACCTTGTATTCTATCTAAGCATTTACTGTACTTGTGCAGGTCTTAACTGTATGTACCTGTCTCTGGTAGTTCTGTTGATTGAGGAAAGGCTCATTGCAGGACAGCTCTATCAACTTCCTTGCACAGTCCTTGGCTTCATGGATAATGGCAAGGTGGAGAAGCCTGATTAGAAGAGAAAGGGGCATTATTAACTGCTCAGACTACTCAAAAATAAGTGAACATGATTCATGAATACGACATAAGGTTCAAACTTAAGAATGAAAAACAGGCAGCACTTCATAGTCGTCACACCTTTCCCTCAAGCTATTTCTACTAGTGGTGGCTTGAGGCACTGGCGCACGTTGCAGCGTATCTGGTTTCTGGCACGAGGCCCGGGACTTTCCAGACCAGCGGAGTGTGAGCGCCGCCTACTTTGACCCCCAGCCATAGTACATTCCGTTCTGAAAGGTTTGTTTACGTAAAGCCCACAATGGCCATAATCACTCTCCCCCAATACCTTCCTTGTGCATTGTTTAGATTGCAAATGCAACTTTTGCACACAGGAAGACAACCATAATTGCACTATAATTAGTCGACTACAAAAATGAGCTTATTATGTAACCGAGAAATAACAGTCGATTTAACTCGAAACAAAACTTGAATGTCTTGATTTGATTAAAGTATCTCAACATACGTGTCTCCGTCCTCTAAAACGTGTTCCTTCCAGGGTTCATTGCCGCATTCGTCTCTCTGCGGTGAGGAACAATCTACACGAAGACACTCGAGCTCACTGGCGACAACTTCATATTCCTCGTCTTTGAGAGAGTCAAGGCCGCTGTCCAGCCGCTCTTCGTTGATAGATTGCACTTTCCTATCCTTAGAATGTCGAGCATCAGTGTTATAATCCATGTGGTTGAGGATACTAGCTCGATGAAGGTCCATTGTTGACACTGGCTGCAGTGCTGGTAGTAATTCGGATCTTGACATACACCAGCGTTAAATTCTCAGTAGTGCCGGAGGGGGTGGAGTCAACACAGGGTGGGGGATTTCCAGGCGGGTACGCAGGACTCCAAACGGTCTCCATGGGGAAATTTGGGCCCCCCACATTTTTCAATTCTGCATTTTCATACTTGTGGCCTCAACAGATTAGGTTTATGTTAGAACACTGCAAAGGGGATTGGATATTTTGCATAATCCTACATAAAAGAAAAGAATAGCCTAAGTGAAAAACAAAACATATACATTCACTCATGAAATTAAATTGTGTCAAGAATACAAAATATGATTTTGTGCATGGAGATTATAGGCTATGATCTATTCGGCTAGTAGCCTACTGGCTGAGTAGACCtatcaaatgtttttatttttaaatattttgtccctttgcaatgatatatatatatatatatatatgtacagctcaaaaaaataaagggaacacttaaacaacacaatgtatctccaagtcaatcacacttctgtgaaatcaaactgtccacttaggaagcaacactgattgacaatacatttcacatgctgttgtgcaaatgaaaTAGACaaaaggtggaaattataggcaattagcaagacacccccaataaaggagtggttctgcaggtggtgaccacagagaccacttctcagttcctatgcttcctggctgatgttttggtcacttttgaatgctggcggtgctttcactctagtggtagcatgagacggtgtctacaacccacacaagtggctcaggtagtgcagctcatccaggatggcacatcaatgcgagctgtggcaagaagctttgctgtgtctgtcggcgtagtgtccagagcatggaggcgctaccaggagacaggccagtacatcaggagacgtggaggaggccgtaggagggcaacaacccagcagcaggaccactacctctgcctttgtgcaaggaggagcaggaggagccctgcaaaatgacctccagcaggccacaaatgtgcatgtgtctgctcaaacggtcagaaacagactccatgaggatggtatgagggcccgacatccacaggtgggggttgggcttacagcccaacaccgtgcaggacgtttggcatttgccagagaacaccaagattggcaaattcgccattggtgccctgtgctcttcacagatgaaagcacgttcacactgagcacgtgactgacgtgacagagtctggagacgccgtggagaacgttctgctgcctgcaacatcctccagcatgaacggtttggcggtgggtcagtcatggtgtggggtgacatttctttgggggggccgcacagccctccatgtgctcg
The genomic region above belongs to Oncorhynchus nerka isolate Pitt River linkage group LG18, Oner_Uvic_2.0, whole genome shotgun sequence and contains:
- the LOC115146050 gene encoding NF-kappa-B inhibitor alpha-like gives rise to the protein MSRSELLPALQPVSTMDLHRASILNHMDYNTDARHSKDRKVQSINEERLDSGLDSLKDEEYEVVASELECLRVDCSSPQRDECGNEPWKEHVLEDGDTLLHLAIIHEAKDCARKLIELSCNEPFLNQQNYQRQTPLHLAVITEQAEIVERLLRAGCDPMLVDDSGNTALHIACRKGSLTCFSVLTQTQACSTQLPAIMATPNYSGQNCLHLVSIHGFLSLVESLVALGADIDAQEQCNGRSPLHLAVDLQNLDLVRLLVSNGANVNSLTYGGHTPYHLTYGRQNAAIQRELYELTAQELRELPDSESEDSEEEGQSDEEEVTCWYDDIQWNMHK